A stretch of the Dyella telluris genome encodes the following:
- a CDS encoding AraC family transcriptional regulator yields MGHLVVAPAPPLDALISRLWDWDMPPAAHHLERVLPVPGASLIINLHENETRVYQDDAGKRCVRSAASVIGGPCLRSQIIDTAEQVRVMGAVFRPGGAHALTGEDHETLVDRDIGLEDIFGSSAHGLRERLLDTPCAHARLALLEQWLLAHMRMPRLAPEVLYALGEIGARPQVARIGPLVRDTGLSEYRFGRLFRRQVGMGPKHYARLMRFRHVVDAVYASTGVDWSGVAIDGGYGDQAHLVHEFRAFAGMTPTAFMAARGPYPNHLPLG; encoded by the coding sequence ATGGGACACCTTGTCGTTGCACCCGCGCCACCACTCGATGCGCTGATCTCCCGCCTGTGGGACTGGGACATGCCCCCGGCAGCCCATCACCTGGAGCGGGTGCTGCCTGTGCCGGGCGCGTCGCTGATCATCAACCTCCACGAGAACGAAACCCGGGTCTACCAGGATGACGCCGGGAAGCGATGCGTGCGGTCGGCAGCATCAGTCATCGGCGGGCCCTGCCTGCGCAGCCAGATCATCGACACTGCCGAACAGGTGCGCGTGATGGGCGCGGTATTCCGGCCCGGCGGCGCGCATGCACTCACTGGTGAAGATCACGAGACACTGGTGGATCGCGACATCGGGCTGGAGGACATCTTCGGCAGCAGCGCGCACGGTCTGCGCGAGCGCTTGCTGGATACTCCGTGCGCCCACGCGCGACTGGCCCTGCTGGAACAATGGCTGCTGGCGCACATGCGCATGCCACGGCTGGCGCCCGAAGTGCTTTACGCCCTGGGCGAAATCGGCGCGCGACCGCAGGTGGCGCGCATCGGCCCGTTGGTACGCGACACCGGGCTGTCCGAGTACCGCTTCGGTCGCCTGTTCCGCCGCCAGGTGGGCATGGGACCGAAGCACTACGCGCGACTCATGCGTTTTCGCCACGTGGTGGATGCGGTGTACGCCTCGACCGGGGTGGACTGGAGTGGCGTGGCGATCGACGGCGGCTACGGCGACCAGGCGCATCTCGTGCACGAGTTCCGCGCCTTCGCCGGCATGACACCCACCGCCTTCATGGCAGCGCGCGGGCCTTATCCGAATCATCTTCCACTCGGCTGA
- a CDS encoding DUF72 domain-containing protein, whose translation MPSDLFSPAPTEGPASRIRTGIGGWNFAPWRNNFYPAGLVQRRELEYASRHLRAIEINGTYYGAQKPATYAKWASETPDGFVFSLKAPRYVTEGKRLADAGRGIDGFVFGGLAEFGDRLGPVLWQLTPSRAFDAGDLAAFLDLLPRELNGRPMRHVLEVRHTSFLDERYVELARSYRIPTVFTDSPQYPSLADLTGDFAYARLMRSESHVETGYAPADLDAWSRRAHAWAKGHDLPELPHSSAALSQQTPRDVFIYFISSAKERNPAAAMALQQRVDDAG comes from the coding sequence ATGCCCAGCGACCTGTTTTCTCCCGCGCCCACCGAGGGCCCTGCCTCGCGTATCCGCACCGGCATCGGCGGCTGGAATTTCGCGCCCTGGCGCAACAACTTCTACCCTGCGGGCCTGGTGCAGCGACGCGAGCTCGAATACGCCAGCCGGCACCTGCGCGCCATTGAGATCAACGGCACCTACTACGGCGCGCAGAAGCCGGCGACATACGCGAAATGGGCGTCCGAAACGCCGGATGGTTTCGTTTTCTCGCTGAAGGCACCGCGTTATGTCACCGAAGGCAAGCGCCTGGCCGACGCCGGCCGCGGCATCGACGGTTTCGTGTTCGGCGGCCTGGCCGAATTCGGCGACCGCCTGGGCCCGGTACTGTGGCAGCTCACGCCGTCGCGGGCGTTCGACGCCGGCGACCTGGCCGCCTTTCTCGACCTGTTGCCACGCGAACTCAATGGCCGGCCCATGCGGCACGTGCTGGAAGTGCGCCACACCAGCTTCCTGGACGAGCGCTACGTGGAACTCGCGCGCTCGTATCGCATCCCCACCGTGTTCACCGACTCGCCGCAATATCCGTCGCTGGCCGACCTTACGGGCGATTTCGCCTATGCGCGGCTGATGCGCAGCGAATCGCATGTGGAGACAGGTTACGCACCGGCCGATCTCGATGCCTGGAGCCGGCGCGCGCATGCCTGGGCCAAGGGCCATGACCTCCCTGAGCTCCCGCACTCGTCGGCGGCGCTGTCGCAGCAAACCCCGCGCGACGTGTTCATCTACTTCATCAGCAGCGCCAAAGAACGCAATCCGGCCGCCGCCATGGCTCTGCAGCAACGCGTCGACGACGCCGGCTGA
- a CDS encoding ribonuclease domain-containing protein: protein MRALKPLLLLAVLAIAALLWGRHTPESSPHGSFAPPATTATPAATAGQGSLPSFLPPEAADELRRIATGGPFEHRQDGVVFQNREHRLPAQPEGYYHEYTVDTPGLDYRGARRIITGGTPPQVYYYTDDHYRTFRQFEVSR from the coding sequence ATGCGCGCATTGAAGCCCCTGCTCCTGCTGGCCGTGCTGGCCATTGCGGCGCTGCTGTGGGGCCGGCACACGCCCGAATCCTCACCGCACGGCAGCTTCGCCCCGCCGGCCACCACGGCCACGCCCGCCGCCACGGCTGGCCAGGGTTCGCTGCCATCGTTCCTTCCTCCGGAGGCCGCCGATGAGCTGCGGCGCATCGCCACTGGCGGCCCGTTCGAGCATCGCCAGGATGGCGTGGTATTCCAGAACCGCGAACATCGTCTGCCGGCGCAGCCCGAGGGCTACTACCACGAGTACACCGTGGATACGCCCGGGCTCGATTACCGCGGGGCCCGGCGCATCATCACCGGTGGCACGCCACCGCAGGTCTACTACTACACCGACGACCACTACCGCACGTTTCGACAGTTCGAGGTATCCCGATGA
- a CDS encoding barstar family protein: protein MSAQFDLDFGDAEHGGIFFVTSEDLEPLAEAAGMQGLRVCRVNLAEYTDHDALFDRLTQALQLPTDFGRNWDALADSMRDLSWLKASGYILLFDHAQDMRDRNEDDFDMLLDILEEAVDYWQEANAPFFVFFALPESAFDEADA from the coding sequence ATGAGCGCGCAATTTGATCTCGACTTCGGCGACGCCGAACACGGCGGCATCTTCTTTGTCACCAGCGAAGACCTGGAACCGCTGGCCGAAGCCGCCGGCATGCAGGGCCTGCGCGTATGCCGCGTGAACCTGGCCGAGTACACCGACCACGATGCCCTGTTCGACCGCCTTACCCAGGCACTGCAGCTGCCGACCGATTTCGGCCGCAACTGGGATGCACTGGCCGACAGCATGCGCGACCTTTCGTGGCTGAAGGCCAGCGGTTACATCCTGCTGTTCGACCACGCGCAGGACATGCGTGACCGCAATGAAGACGACTTCGACATGCTGCTGGACATCCTCGAGGAAGCTGTCGATTACTGGCAGGAAGCCAACGCCCCCTTCTTTGTATTTTTCGCGCTGCCTGAAAGCGCCTTTGACGAAGCCGACGCCTGA
- a CDS encoding RNA-binding S4 domain-containing protein: MQELEFELDRDYVELNQLLKLVGLCDSGGAGKAIVASGAVYVDGAQELRKTCKIHVGQVVQVEDFVIHVHGLD; encoded by the coding sequence ATGCAAGAACTCGAATTTGAACTGGACCGCGACTACGTCGAACTCAACCAGCTGCTGAAGCTGGTGGGCCTGTGTGACAGCGGCGGCGCCGGCAAGGCCATCGTGGCCAGCGGAGCGGTCTATGTGGACGGCGCGCAGGAGCTGCGCAAGACCTGCAAGATCCACGTAGGCCAGGTGGTGCAGGTGGAGGATTTCGTCATCCACGTGCATGGGCTGGACTGA
- a CDS encoding arylamine N-acetyltransferase family protein, with protein MSHRLDLDRYLQRIDYVGEPRVDVATLRALATAHIAAIPFENLDPLLGTPVSLDLAAIEHKLVESGRGGYCFEQNGLFIAALRAIGFDVSGLIARVLWNKPEDAEVPQTHMLLRVEVEGESWLADVGFGSMALGGALRLVVDEAQPTSLEPFRLVTDGVHWRTQALVRDEWRTLYRFRLQPAEAIDYVVANHFTSTHPTSHFLHSLIVARTLHDRRLGLRDREFVVHALGQESVRRTLQGTAEIRRVLEEQFGLRLPASPLLDAKLDALPMPAAV; from the coding sequence ATGTCGCACCGGCTCGATCTGGACCGTTATCTGCAGCGCATCGATTACGTGGGCGAGCCGCGGGTGGATGTCGCCACCCTGCGCGCGCTGGCTACCGCGCACATCGCCGCCATTCCGTTCGAGAACCTCGACCCCTTGCTGGGCACGCCGGTATCGCTGGACCTGGCCGCCATCGAGCACAAGCTGGTGGAGAGCGGGCGCGGTGGCTACTGCTTCGAACAGAACGGGCTATTCATCGCCGCACTGCGCGCCATCGGCTTCGACGTGTCGGGCCTGATTGCCCGCGTGCTGTGGAACAAGCCCGAGGATGCCGAGGTGCCGCAGACGCACATGCTGCTGCGGGTGGAGGTGGAGGGCGAAAGCTGGCTGGCCGACGTGGGCTTCGGCAGCATGGCACTGGGTGGCGCACTGCGCCTGGTGGTGGATGAAGCACAGCCTACGTCGCTGGAACCGTTCCGGCTGGTCACGGACGGCGTCCACTGGCGCACGCAGGCGCTGGTGCGCGACGAATGGCGCACGCTCTATCGCTTTCGCCTGCAGCCTGCCGAAGCCATCGACTATGTCGTGGCCAACCATTTCACCTCGACCCATCCCACATCGCACTTCCTGCACTCGTTGATTGTCGCGCGCACGCTGCACGACCGTCGTCTGGGCCTGCGTGATCGCGAGTTCGTGGTGCATGCGCTGGGGCAGGAGTCGGTGCGTCGCACCCTGCAGGGCACGGCGGAGATCCGGCGCGTGCTGGAGGAACAGTTTGGCCTCCGCCTGCCTGCGTCGCCGTTGCTTGATGCAAAGCTCGATGCGTTGCCGATGCCGGCAGCGGTCTGA
- the msrA gene encoding peptide-methionine (S)-S-oxide reductase MsrA has product MSIRRFKWFPPVAGLLLMAGVTACTLATAGNDHAPLPDPAVNATPAQGDQVAVLAGGCFWGLQSVFEHVKGVKKVSAGYSGGAANTADYDRVSDGDTGHAESVKIVYDPAKVSYGQLLKVYFSVATDPTELNRQGPDVGTQYRSVIFYGNDEQKRIATAYIAQLSAAHAFPDAIVTQVVPLKGFYAAESYHQDYAKRHPDDPYIVFNDAPKVSHLKQQFPDLYVPDHEVVSVLLH; this is encoded by the coding sequence ATGAGCATCCGCCGATTCAAGTGGTTCCCTCCCGTTGCCGGCCTGTTGCTGATGGCCGGCGTCACGGCATGCACGCTGGCCACGGCCGGCAACGACCATGCGCCCCTGCCCGACCCTGCCGTCAACGCCACGCCCGCCCAGGGCGACCAGGTCGCCGTGCTTGCCGGCGGCTGCTTCTGGGGCCTGCAATCGGTGTTCGAGCACGTCAAGGGCGTGAAGAAGGTATCGGCGGGCTACTCCGGCGGCGCGGCCAACACGGCCGACTACGACCGGGTCAGCGACGGTGACACCGGCCACGCCGAGTCGGTGAAGATCGTCTACGACCCCGCCAAGGTCAGCTACGGCCAGCTACTGAAGGTGTATTTCTCGGTGGCCACGGACCCCACTGAACTCAATCGCCAGGGCCCTGACGTGGGCACGCAGTACCGCTCGGTCATCTTCTACGGCAATGACGAGCAGAAGCGCATCGCCACGGCCTATATCGCCCAGCTTTCGGCAGCCCATGCGTTTCCCGATGCCATCGTGACCCAGGTAGTGCCGCTCAAGGGCTTCTATGCCGCGGAGTCCTACCATCAGGATTATGCAAAGCGGCATCCGGATGACCCGTACATCGTGTTCAACGACGCGCCCAAGGTGTCACACCTCAAGCAGCAGTTTCCCGACCTGTACGTGCCTGACCACGAAGTGGTCAGCGTGCTGCTGCACTGA
- a CDS encoding putative bifunctional diguanylate cyclase/phosphodiesterase, which translates to MDLIRSTSPRPLSQRLRPLAYGLVAVIGLILALTWGALQVQVTLAGFLNGESVWSKAQKQAVVDLLGYAENGEATRLAAFHESYQLLRSDGWARDAIASGHYDRTQVHEAFQRGKILAQSEPGMIFMLRYCTGAPHMREAVSLWREADRPLSRLNDVAGELQDAYAGGRPEHAWLQWQMDRINGLNRELEPLTNDFSLEVAQGAIWLGRVLFIGVFLTACAASLIWMRTARRILIRIRGTEERYSVLFNSAADAILMVDEDSGRILDANRTALQWTGRDVDHLAGEQLSSFFNPLLHRADGAVTGELKGPDEELRPVEMRSSVTHWGTKSVRQSIMRDITERVNLEQQRRIASEALASIAEGVIIADADRRVARVNAAHIRMTGFTVQALQGLRFDDLRCLADGSLLPESVWDTIESEGNWVGEVRSRRMDGTSYPELLSISAIRNAEGEVQHYVAVINNISAAKANEQRLQYMAAHDTLTGLANRAEFERRCVQAVTAAERDRGMAAVVFIDLDAFKAVNDSYTHAIGDHLLVKVAERIAYELGDKGVAGRIGGDEFTVLIPAMHSREQASALAGRLLTVLSAPFAVGDYELALSASIGIACFPLDGTDVPTLITNADAAMYAAKTEERNAFRFYSPRMQADARRRIALASELRKALADNEFRLMYQPTVEMRTGRIVAVEALLRWFHPQRGLISPGEFIPMAEKLGLIRRIDQWVLQAACEQMYEWDSTGLPPLRMAVNVSANWFGQANFVDEIRMLLEARRLSPARLMLEITEGAILRLGEEMERTLHALHALGVSVAIDDFGTGYSSMSYLKMRAIDYLKIDQSFVAGLPDDGSDGAIIEAMLTLCRRLDISPIAEGIETEEQHRFLLRAGCVEGQGFLYSRPVEPAVIAQLLTPGRRQGNSHLRLVPPEAS; encoded by the coding sequence ATGGATTTGATCCGTAGCACCTCTCCAAGACCGCTGTCCCAGCGCCTGAGGCCACTGGCCTATGGGCTGGTGGCCGTTATCGGCCTGATTCTCGCGCTTACCTGGGGAGCCCTCCAGGTTCAGGTCACTCTCGCCGGTTTCCTCAACGGCGAGAGTGTCTGGAGCAAGGCGCAGAAGCAGGCGGTGGTTGACCTGCTCGGCTATGCGGAAAACGGCGAGGCCACGCGTCTCGCCGCTTTCCACGAAAGCTACCAGCTGCTCCGCTCCGACGGCTGGGCACGCGACGCCATTGCCTCGGGCCATTACGACCGGACGCAGGTCCACGAGGCCTTCCAGCGCGGCAAGATCCTGGCCCAGTCCGAACCCGGCATGATCTTCATGCTGCGCTACTGCACCGGCGCGCCGCACATGCGCGAGGCCGTGTCCCTCTGGCGTGAGGCGGATCGTCCGCTGTCGCGCCTGAACGACGTGGCCGGGGAGCTGCAGGACGCCTATGCAGGCGGCCGGCCCGAGCACGCCTGGCTGCAGTGGCAGATGGACCGCATCAATGGGTTGAACCGCGAGCTGGAGCCGCTCACCAACGACTTCTCGCTGGAGGTGGCGCAGGGCGCCATCTGGCTGGGACGGGTGCTGTTCATCGGGGTGTTCCTTACCGCCTGCGCCGCCTCGCTGATCTGGATGCGCACGGCGCGACGCATCCTGATCCGCATCCGCGGCACGGAGGAGCGCTACAGCGTGCTGTTCAACAGCGCCGCCGACGCCATCCTGATGGTCGACGAGGACAGCGGGCGCATCCTCGACGCGAACCGCACGGCGCTGCAGTGGACCGGGCGCGACGTGGATCATCTGGCGGGCGAGCAGTTGTCCTCGTTCTTCAATCCGCTGCTGCACCGGGCCGATGGCGCAGTGACCGGCGAACTGAAGGGCCCTGATGAGGAACTGCGGCCGGTGGAAATGCGCAGCAGCGTGACGCACTGGGGCACCAAGAGCGTGCGCCAGTCCATCATGCGCGACATCACCGAGCGCGTGAATCTGGAGCAGCAGCGACGCATTGCTTCGGAGGCCCTGGCCAGCATTGCCGAGGGCGTGATCATCGCCGACGCCGACCGCCGCGTGGCCCGCGTGAATGCCGCGCACATCCGCATGACCGGATTTACCGTGCAGGCCCTTCAGGGCCTGCGTTTCGACGACCTGCGCTGCCTGGCCGACGGCTCGCTGCTGCCCGAATCGGTGTGGGACACCATCGAGTCTGAAGGCAACTGGGTCGGCGAAGTGCGCAGCCGGCGCATGGACGGCACCAGCTACCCGGAACTGCTCAGCATCAGCGCCATCCGCAACGCGGAAGGCGAAGTGCAGCATTACGTAGCCGTGATCAACAACATCAGCGCGGCGAAGGCGAACGAGCAGCGCCTGCAGTACATGGCCGCGCACGATACGCTCACCGGCCTGGCCAACCGAGCCGAGTTCGAGCGGCGCTGCGTACAGGCGGTCACCGCCGCCGAGCGCGACCGCGGCATGGCAGCGGTGGTATTCATCGACCTCGATGCCTTCAAGGCCGTGAACGACAGCTACACGCACGCCATTGGCGACCACCTGCTGGTGAAGGTGGCCGAACGCATTGCCTATGAACTGGGCGACAAGGGCGTGGCGGGGCGCATCGGCGGTGACGAATTCACCGTACTGATTCCCGCCATGCATTCGCGCGAGCAGGCCAGCGCCCTGGCGGGGCGCCTGCTGACCGTGCTGTCGGCGCCGTTCGCGGTGGGTGATTATGAACTGGCACTCAGCGCCAGCATCGGCATTGCCTGCTTTCCGCTGGATGGCACCGATGTGCCCACGCTGATCACCAACGCGGACGCGGCGATGTACGCGGCCAAGACAGAAGAGCGCAACGCGTTCCGCTTCTATTCGCCGCGCATGCAGGCGGATGCGCGGCGCCGCATTGCGCTGGCGTCGGAACTGCGCAAGGCGCTGGCTGACAATGAGTTCCGGCTGATGTATCAGCCCACCGTGGAAATGCGCACCGGCCGCATCGTGGCCGTCGAAGCCTTGCTGCGCTGGTTCCACCCACAGCGCGGGCTGATCTCACCGGGTGAATTCATCCCCATGGCGGAGAAGCTCGGCCTGATCCGCCGCATCGACCAGTGGGTGCTGCAGGCGGCCTGCGAGCAGATGTACGAATGGGATTCGACCGGCCTGCCGCCGCTGCGCATGGCGGTGAACGTGTCCGCGAACTGGTTCGGTCAGGCCAATTTCGTCGACGAAATCCGCATGCTGCTGGAGGCGCGCCGTTTGTCGCCGGCGCGGCTGATGCTGGAAATCACCGAGGGCGCGATCCTGCGCCTCGGCGAGGAAATGGAGCGCACGCTGCACGCGCTCCACGCACTGGGCGTGAGCGTGGCCATTGACGATTTCGGTACCGGCTATTCGTCGATGAGCTACCTGAAGATGCGCGCCATCGATTACCTGAAGATCGACCAGAGCTTCGTCGCTGGCCTGCCGGACGATGGCAGCGACGGCGCCATCATCGAAGCCATGCTCACGCTGTGCCGGCGGCTGGATATCAGCCCGATCGCCGAAGGCATCGAAACCGAAGAACAGCACCGCTTCCTGCTGCGTGCAGGTTGCGTCGAAGGCCAGGGCTTCCTGTACTCGCGCCCGGTGGAGCCGGCCGTCATCGCGCAACTGCTCACCCCCGGGCGACGCCAGGGCAACTCGCACCTGCGTCTGGTGCCACCCGAGGCGAGCTGA
- a CDS encoding TenA family transcriptional regulator, producing the protein MNTNTVRTGSLTEISSYPKWAREMIEACEPARRSVRDHVMWDMMSEGSIDLATMRNFMVGTWSLIERFPSFMALNLLKTRYGRSAGDNMARRWLVRNIRVEQNHAEYWLDWAEGAGVSREEVLDGMPPRGTQTAADWCHDVSGRDSLAAGIAATNYAIEGVTGEWSQKVFDSVAYANSLPEAGRKATLRWLQLHAAYDDTHPWEALEIVCTLMGSQPAAEEVEHVRECIERSYVSLHYGLERCLLQHEVGGVEEQAA; encoded by the coding sequence ATGAACACCAACACTGTACGCACCGGCTCGCTGACCGAAATTTCCAGCTACCCGAAGTGGGCGCGCGAGATGATCGAGGCCTGCGAACCCGCCCGCCGGAGCGTTCGCGACCATGTGATGTGGGACATGATGAGCGAAGGCAGCATTGACCTGGCAACGATGCGCAACTTCATGGTCGGCACCTGGTCGCTGATCGAACGCTTCCCGTCCTTCATGGCACTAAACCTGCTGAAGACACGTTATGGCAGGAGTGCCGGCGACAACATGGCACGACGTTGGCTGGTACGTAATATCCGCGTGGAGCAGAACCATGCCGAGTACTGGCTGGACTGGGCCGAAGGTGCCGGCGTATCGCGGGAGGAGGTGCTGGATGGCATGCCGCCCCGCGGCACCCAGACGGCGGCGGACTGGTGCCACGACGTCAGCGGCCGGGACAGCCTGGCTGCAGGCATCGCGGCGACCAACTACGCTATCGAGGGTGTCACGGGCGAGTGGTCCCAGAAGGTCTTCGACAGTGTGGCGTATGCCAACAGCCTGCCGGAGGCCGGTCGCAAGGCCACCCTGCGTTGGCTTCAGCTACACGCGGCATATGACGATACTCATCCCTGGGAGGCGCTGGAGATCGTCTGCACCCTGATGGGCAGCCAGCCCGCCGCGGAGGAAGTGGAGCACGTGCGTGAATGTATTGAACGCAGTTATGTAAGCCTGCATTACGGCCTTGAGCGCTGCCTCCTGCAGCACGAGGTTGGCGGGGTCGAAGAGCAGGCGGCGTAA
- a CDS encoding MAPEG family protein yields the protein MPVELKMLGWSILLGLVYLVFATLLSLMQRGMRWNAGNREQLVELTGLAARVDRSSRNFMETFVFFAAAVLAVVVGQCTSAKTALGAELYLWARVVYLPVYAIGIPYLRTLVWAVSVVGIVMVLSGLLGTL from the coding sequence ATGCCGGTCGAGCTGAAGATGCTGGGGTGGTCGATCCTGCTGGGGCTGGTCTATCTGGTGTTCGCCACGCTGCTGTCGTTGATGCAGCGCGGCATGAGGTGGAACGCCGGCAACCGCGAACAGCTTGTGGAGCTGACCGGACTGGCCGCGCGCGTCGACAGGTCCAGCCGCAATTTCATGGAAACGTTTGTGTTCTTCGCTGCCGCGGTGCTGGCGGTGGTGGTGGGGCAGTGCACCAGCGCCAAGACCGCGCTTGGCGCCGAGCTTTACCTCTGGGCCCGTGTGGTCTACCTGCCGGTGTACGCCATCGGCATTCCTTACCTGCGCACCCTGGTGTGGGCCGTCTCCGTGGTGGGCATCGTCATGGTGCTGTCCGGGCTGCTCGGCACCCTGTGA
- the bla gene encoding class A beta-lactamase translates to MTFPYACRSLAAAIFALACASMSPVSIATEPAKAVHADAALQHSLDALAQRALPATLGIAVLDLSSGASARVNAEVAFPMMSVFKAPVAAAVLSRVDEGTLSLQQLVSITREQVQGGSAIPSVGAHFHGERMDFTIEQLLKAAVSESDNTAVNALIRTVGGPDVVMAYFRAHGIDGMRVDLDEAGIGRIFGGLPPGGQVPEHETDEAAKQRYNRGYQAFLKDPRNRTTPDAAIVFLQKLQGGELLSPASTQRLLALMEAQTIPNRLRAGLPPGLRFADKTGTSGSLGSRTAAYNDMGIVTWPDGRKLLITAFLMDSATTARERDQLFADIARTVTAAHP, encoded by the coding sequence ATGACCTTCCCCTATGCATGCCGTTCGCTGGCGGCCGCCATCTTCGCGCTGGCATGCGCCAGCATGTCGCCTGTGTCGATTGCGACGGAGCCGGCAAAAGCCGTCCATGCCGACGCGGCGCTCCAGCACTCGCTGGACGCGCTTGCGCAACGCGCGCTGCCGGCCACGCTGGGCATCGCCGTACTGGATCTGTCGAGCGGTGCGTCGGCACGCGTCAACGCCGAAGTCGCCTTCCCGATGATGAGCGTGTTCAAGGCGCCGGTGGCCGCCGCCGTGTTGTCGCGCGTGGATGAGGGCACGCTTTCGTTGCAGCAGCTGGTGTCGATCACGCGTGAGCAGGTGCAGGGCGGCTCCGCGATCCCTTCGGTGGGCGCGCATTTCCATGGCGAGCGCATGGACTTCACCATCGAGCAGCTCTTGAAGGCTGCCGTCAGCGAGAGCGACAACACTGCGGTGAACGCGCTGATCCGCACGGTGGGTGGCCCGGATGTGGTGATGGCGTACTTCCGGGCGCATGGCATCGACGGCATGCGGGTGGATCTGGACGAGGCTGGCATCGGACGCATCTTCGGCGGCCTGCCACCGGGCGGACAGGTGCCCGAGCATGAAACCGACGAGGCGGCGAAGCAGCGGTACAACCGGGGCTACCAGGCCTTCCTGAAGGACCCGCGCAATCGCACCACGCCGGATGCCGCCATCGTGTTCCTGCAGAAGCTGCAGGGCGGGGAGCTGCTGTCGCCCGCGTCCACGCAGCGCCTGCTGGCCTTGATGGAGGCGCAGACCATCCCCAACCGTCTGCGCGCCGGCCTGCCGCCAGGCCTGCGCTTTGCAGACAAGACGGGCACCAGCGGATCGTTGGGCAGCCGCACGGCGGCCTACAACGACATGGGCATCGTCACCTGGCCAGACGGCCGCAAGCTGCTCATCACCGCGTTCCTGATGGATTCGGCGACGACCGCCAGGGAGCGCGACCAGCTGTTCGCCGACATCGCACGCACGGTGACGGCTGCACATCCCTGA